GACTGCTTCACAACAAGCTGCCAGAGTGATGAAACAAAAAATCTCAAGCAGGGAAATGAAGAGCTTTAATCTCTTCTCTTGGTGAGTCCTAACGGTCATgcatgtgaaaaacaaaacaaaaaaaaaataataaaatacttttaTTATCCCTGTCGAACACAGGAGAAATGGAAGGAAAAAGCTAGTGCGGCATTTCTTTCTGTCTCCCCTTAAGGTAATAAATCATGTGTGAAAGGAAGCCACAGTGAGAAAATGGCTTCTCACAAGTCAAAGATAAATGTTACAAAGGCGGCAGAGGAATCCAGTCCAGTGGATGAATATGTCACACCTGGGGGCTATGAGCTGGAGAAAATCCTTAACCGTGGGAGTGTGGCTTATACTCATGTCAACGAGGTCTGGCCTAATGTCTACATTGGGGACGAGTAagtaaaaaaagcattaaattactaaactgaatgaaataataGAGGATTGAAATAATATTCTTGCAGGCAAACGGCAAAGGATAAGTATAAGCTGAAGAAGCTGGGAATTACCCACATCTTGAATGCAGCTGAGGGGACGTGGAACAGCGTGGATACAGGAGCTGGTTACTATGGTGACATGGATGTTGTCTACTATGGCGTGGTGGCGGAGGACGTCCCAGCGTTCGACCTCAGCCAGTACTTCTTCTCCGCTGCCAAGTTCATTGAGAAAACACTGAGCAATCCTCAGAGTAAGCAGAGCATATGGAGGTTATAGCGTGCACAGAAATGTAAAATTTCACCATATATTTAGATATAACCATTACCTCACCACTGGTGACCAGCGGTGAGATAATCTAACCCTTTGCATGATTGCAAATGTTACCTACAATAATGTCATCATTTCGTGGTACTTAGTAGGTCTAATCAGTCTGGGATGTTATTTTATATGATATAGTAATTTCCTGACACGTTATGAATTGTAGAATATAGTAGCGTTTAGTTTACATACATGTGAGATGTGAGACAGTCGTCATGATAAATGTGACTCATAAATCAGATTGTTCAATGAACTTTATACTGAATGTTGTAACTTACTGATGTGTTACATATTTCCTCCACACAGATTTGTTTGTTACAAGTTACAGCTAATGTAAGATAAATTTTCTTATTAGCCTCTGGTATGTTTTAAGATTTCCTTTCTAGCATCACTGATTGTGACAGGAAAAAGCACCTAAAAATGCAGGAACATAAAAATTTATAAACATCTAATATTTAACCATGTATTTCAATACATTCTGCAGTTAAAACCTGTCAATATGTAGTGTATGCTAGCAACATGCTGCTAACATAGCAAAGCTATTTAGTTGTGTGGGCCAGtaaatagtagcagtagtatctATGAAAATACTTCTCTTAGGTGAGAAACATTaatcaaaatgataaaaaattccTGGTGTGaaaaaatccattattattattattattttaaatgatgACACTGACACCATCATTAGCTTAGCTTACCAAACCGGAAGCTTGCTATCTGCTAGCAACCACTAATGACAAACTGCTAACACTAAATTCACAAACAAAATAAGTTAGTTGAACTAATATCATAACATAATCGTTTACTCTTATTCCTTAGATGTAATGACAAGATTCTAGCAGACTTTTCAGTGGACTTGAACCCGGAGCTATTTCTTCGTTTGAATTGTTCACACGGTCAAAACTATGGAATGAAGTTAGCTCATGCCTAGCAAATGCTAAGCTAACATTCGCTAATAAGTCTTCTCGGCTAGCAGCTAATTTTTGACAAGCAATAATTTTCCACTATTAAATTATTCTGTTAAGTTAGAAAATTCAGTTACGTTGATAGTGAATTTTAAGACATTTATTTACTGATGCTAAAGCAACACATTAGATTTCGCTTGTGCATTAAATATACAGCTAATTTACACAGTTATTAGCAATTTTAGATGTATTCATTTTACCTTCATACAGTGGTAACACTG
The nucleotide sequence above comes from Sphaeramia orbicularis chromosome 19, fSphaOr1.1, whole genome shotgun sequence. Encoded proteins:
- the LOC115439510 gene encoding dual specificity phosphatase DUPD1, producing the protein MASHKSKINVTKAAEESSPVDEYVTPGGYELEKILNRGSVAYTHVNEVWPNVYIGDEQTAKDKYKLKKLGITHILNAAEGTWNSVDTGAGYYGDMDVVYYGVVAEDVPAFDLSQYFFSAAKFIEKTLSNPQNKLLVHCVMGRSRSATLFLAYLMICEDMTVVDAIEHVKKRRRIIPNWGFLKQLRELDMQLQEKKKDGSE